The genomic region CGCAATGGCAGCCAAAGCCTGCTTTCCGCTGGTTAGCCCTATACAGGCCACAAAAAGCGTAAGGCCAAGGTCAGATAGCAGCCACTGCGCCGCGTCCGGCATCTGGCCAAAGGTGGGATGCTTGCTCCGTAACCAACCCGCAAACAGGCCCGCGACAAGAACACCGCCTCCCACCCCCAAAGTAATTGGGATACCGGCCAGGGGAAGGACAAGAGAGCCGATCAAAGTCCCCAGCACGCAGCCTGCTCCTACCATTACCAGATCGGTCACGGGAGTGTGCCTCATGGCATATCCTATCTTTTCTACAGCCCTGTCCACTGCTTCTTTTGTCCCCACTATCTGCACAATGTCGGAATTGTTTATTACAGTATCCCTTGTAATTGGAAGTTCCATGCCCTGTCTGGTCATCCTTACAAGAAAAACCCCCCTAACGAAAGGCTCTTTGGCTATTTCTCCAAGCGTTCTGCCTATCACTCCGGGATCAAGGACGCAGACCTCAAGTATCTCCCCTACTATTTCCGCCATGGAGGAAGTTTCAACCTCTTTGCCTATCAACGCCCCAACCCCGCAGAGCGCTGCCCGTCCTCCCGCCACCAGAAGTGTATCTGAGACTTCTATTCTTGTATCGGGCAAGGCATCCATCAGTGCGGTACCCCTTTTTATCTTGTCTATTTCGGCCCTCTCCGGAAACCCCGCTTCCGCCTCCGCCACTGTGCGGCCCGCAAGGTCCTTATTTTCCACTCGGTAAGCCCGCAGGCCTGCTATCCTGGACCAGGAAAAAAGGTCCGGATCGCTGCCCGGCCCCGATGAGGCCCCCATTTTTTCTTCCAGCGCCTTTGCCTCTTTTTTGAGGTTGACACCCATCATTCCGGGAAGCAGCTTGAACAAAAGAATGACACCAACGGTTCCAAAAAGATAAGTAATGGCATACGATACCGCTATGTTGTTGTCCAGGTTCTGTTTTTCGCTCTCGCTTACTGAAAGGTGTTCCACTGCCCCGGTTGCCGTTCCTATGACCGCGGACTGGGTCATGGCTCCCGCGAACAAACCGGCCGTGGTACCTTTGTCATAGTGCAGCGCCTTGCCCAGCACAACAGCTGTCCCAAGTCCGGCAAGCGCCACAAAAAGCGCCAGCAGAAGGTAATTAAGTCCTTCCTTTTTTAAACTGCCAAAGAACTGCGGCCCCACTTGGTAGCCTATGCAAAAAGCGAACAGGGAAAAAGCTATGTCCTTAAGTATTGCAGGAACGCCGGAGGAGAACTGGCCCAGGACCATGGCAATAAGAAGGACCGAAGCCGTGGCTCCAAGGCTGAACCCTTTGAACTTAAGTTTTCCGACAAGATAGCCGAGAGCAAGGGACAAAAAGACCAGGACCTCGGGACTCTGGCTGACTATCTGGGCAAGTTCTGCGGTCATAGATATGTCCTTTCGGAAAGGTTTTAGAAATTATACAACAAAGGACTTATTAGGTAAATGATTTTATTTGAGGAGAGCATCAAAAAAATCGGCCGTTCTTTTCATGACCAGAGGCCAGGCCTTGATGAACTCATGCGGCTCCCCTTCATATATGTAGAGAGCGCTTTCCTTGCCAAGCCCCTTGAGCCGCTCCTGGAGTTTTTTGGACCAGGACAAAGGAACAGAGTCGTCTTTTGTTCCGTGATGTATCATGACAGGGTCCATGATATTGGACAGGTAGCCTCTGACCGAAAGGGAATCCCAGAAAGCCGGGTTCGAGTCCGGCGTACCGTACCTATCTATTATATTGTGCCTGACGGGACTTGCCCCGTATTTGGCAGGGATCTTTTTTTCTTCCCTGGCCGGCCTTCTTGCTATCCATCTTTCAAAGTTATCGCGGTAGTCTATGCTGGTGGGAGCCATCAGCACATAGGCTTTTACCAGGCCGGGCTTAGAGGCCATCATATTTAGCGCAATGCCCCCTCCCATCGAATGGCCCAGCATTCCGATATTGTCCTTATCAACAAAGTCGAGGGTAGAATTCTTGAGAGCATAGACCGCATTGATAACATCTTCCGTATAACCGGTATAGAGCCGGTATTCGTTGTCCGGATCCTTATCCGAGAAGGCATGGTTGCGGTAATCCGGGTGGAGCACAACATATCCCCTTTTGGCAAGATAGTCCTGTTCGCGCTTTAGCCCTCTGCCGCTGGTATAGACCTTTGTGCTTATATAGCCGTGAGCCGTGATAATAACAGGGAAAGGACCGCTGCCTTTAGGAACGTTCATTATGCCGGAAATGCTCAAGTCGCCGCTTTTGTAAGTTATATAGTAGCGGGTATAATCCTTTTCTTTTGCGAGAGTATGTACGAGCTTAAGCTCTCTGCCGTAATATCGCTTTTGCTGCAGCGCCTTAAGCGAAACATCGGACGGATCAACAGCCGCTGCGCAGCACGAAGCAAAAAAAACCGCAACAAGAATAACTGCCGGTAATTTTGACATGAGAAAATAATAACCTGCCGATGCAATAAGTGTCAATTAAGAGGCCGTTAATGTGCGGACTTATGGCCGTCTTTTTTCTCAAGATATCGCTGATGATATTCTTCTGCCCTAAAAAAGTCCTTTGCCGGAAGTATCTGCGTAACGACGGGACTGTTGTATCTGCGGCTTCTTTCCAGTTTTTCTTTCGATCTTTGCGCTGCTTCCTTTTGCGAAGGAGAATAATAGAAGATCACGGACCTGTATTGATCTCCGACATCCGGGCCCTGTCTGTTCAACTGCGTCGGATCATGTATACTCCAGAAAACATCAAGCAGTTTTTCGTAGGGGATAGTTCCGGGATCAAATTTAACATGCACCACTTCTGCATGGCCCGTATCCCCGCGGCAGACTTCTTCATAAGATGGTTCCGGGACCTGTCCTCCTGCATAACCCGCAGCAGTATCAATAACTCCGGCAAGTTTTCTAAATTCCTCTTCCACATGCCAAAAGCAGCCACCCCCGAAAGCGGCTTCGTCAAACTTGCTTTTACCTGACCGAACAAACATTAGAGCAATACCGTTTATGCAATATCTTTTTCCTGAAGGAGGCGGGCCATCGTCAAACACATGGCCGAGGTGAGAACCGCACCTGGCACAAAGAACTTCGGTTCTCATGCTGCCAAGCAAGAAGTCTTCCTTATATGCTATGTTGAGGTCCGAAACAGGCTCAAAATAGCTGGGCCACCCGGTACCTGAATCAAATTTTGCGTTCGTTGTAAAAAGATCGGTGCCGCACCGAACACATTTATAGATGCCGAGCTCCTTCGATTCTATTAGAAACGGGCAGCTAAAAGACCGCTCGGTAGCTTTTCTTGTTGTTATTTCATACTGCTCTGGCGTCAAGATCTTTTTCCATTCCTCATCTGGTCTGCTAACCCTGTTCACTATAACGACTTTGCCTATCTCAGAGTCAAAGATCTTCATCTTGCCGTTTTCTTTTTTCATAGAAAGCCCTCCCCCAAGAAAAGCCAAGGTCAGCAATGCTGCAATAATACATATTGAGGCCCTCTTAATATCCACCTATAGAACACCTGCACCGGCAGCCCATTACTACAGACATTCTACACCTCAAGGGGTAATCCAACAAATTCTATTTTTCAGAAAGGTTCCCTGCCTGTCATCAGGCAGGTCTGTCCACTTTTTCACAAAAGAAAAGCGGACATTTCTGTTATCTGTTATCTGCAACTTTGATCTCCACATAACTGCTATAATAGAATAATGGACGCTCAAAATAACAATCAGAACTTTTACGGTCTCGGTATCGCCCCAAGGATACTGGACCTTCTGGACAGGCTGAAATTCAAGACCCCTACGCCAATACAGTATAAAGCCATCCCAATGGCCATAGACGGGCAGGATGTTATAGGGGTCGCGCAGACTGGAACGGGAAAGACGCTTGCCTTTGGGATACCGATGGTACAGCGGCTGGCACAGGGAAGCGGAAAAGGCCTGGTGCTGGTGCCGACGAGGGAACTTGCCCTGCAGGTGGAAGAGACCTTAAGAAAGATCGCTGTTCCTTTTGGGATGAAGACGGTCTGCCTAATAGGCGGAGCTTCTATGTACATGCAGGTAAAGGCTCT from Candidatus Margulisiibacteriota bacterium harbors:
- a CDS encoding alpha/beta fold hydrolase, whose protein sequence is MSKLPAVILVAVFFASCCAAAVDPSDVSLKALQQKRYYGRELKLVHTLAKEKDYTRYYITYKSGDLSISGIMNVPKGSGPFPVIITAHGYISTKVYTSGRGLKREQDYLAKRGYVVLHPDYRNHAFSDKDPDNEYRLYTGYTEDVINAVYALKNSTLDFVDKDNIGMLGHSMGGGIALNMMASKPGLVKAYVLMAPTSIDYRDNFERWIARRPAREEKKIPAKYGASPVRHNIIDRYGTPDSNPAFWDSLSVRGYLSNIMDPVMIHHGTKDDSVPLSWSKKLQERLKGLGKESALYIYEGEPHEFIKAWPLVMKRTADFFDALLK
- the aspT gene encoding aspartate-alanine antiporter, with the protein product MTAELAQIVSQSPEVLVFLSLALGYLVGKLKFKGFSLGATASVLLIAMVLGQFSSGVPAILKDIAFSLFAFCIGYQVGPQFFGSLKKEGLNYLLLALFVALAGLGTAVVLGKALHYDKGTTAGLFAGAMTQSAVIGTATGAVEHLSVSESEKQNLDNNIAVSYAITYLFGTVGVILLFKLLPGMMGVNLKKEAKALEEKMGASSGPGSDPDLFSWSRIAGLRAYRVENKDLAGRTVAEAEAGFPERAEIDKIKRGTALMDALPDTRIEVSDTLLVAGGRAALCGVGALIGKEVETSSMAEIVGEILEVCVLDPGVIGRTLGEIAKEPFVRGVFLVRMTRQGMELPITRDTVINNSDIVQIVGTKEAVDRAVEKIGYAMRHTPVTDLVMVGAGCVLGTLIGSLVLPLAGIPITLGVGGGVLVAGLFAGWLRSKHPTFGQMPDAAQWLLSDLGLTLFVACIGLTSGKQALAAIAANGLSVFLSGIVLAIVPILLGVVFGRYILKMNPVLLLGGLMGSRVIPPALAALQEDAQSKVMSLGFAAPFAFANVFLTVMGSIIINLM
- a CDS encoding bifunctional methionine sulfoxide reductase B/A protein, with protein sequence MKKENGKMKIFDSEIGKVVIVNRVSRPDEEWKKILTPEQYEITTRKATERSFSCPFLIESKELGIYKCVRCGTDLFTTNAKFDSGTGWPSYFEPVSDLNIAYKEDFLLGSMRTEVLCARCGSHLGHVFDDGPPPSGKRYCINGIALMFVRSGKSKFDEAAFGGGCFWHVEEEFRKLAGVIDTAAGYAGGQVPEPSYEEVCRGDTGHAEVVHVKFDPGTIPYEKLLDVFWSIHDPTQLNRQGPDVGDQYRSVIFYYSPSQKEAAQRSKEKLERSRRYNSPVVTQILPAKDFFRAEEYHQRYLEKKDGHKSAH